The Dreissena polymorpha isolate Duluth1 chromosome 8, UMN_Dpol_1.0, whole genome shotgun sequence genome includes the window GAAATACCAGTTCGTGCTTGGTCAAGACACGACGAAACATAGTACGATGGAAATACCAGTTCTCGCTTGGCCAAGACACGACTAAACATAGTACGACTTTGATGAATTAACAAAGATATTTCACTAATGTTAACCATGTCAAACATGACGTagatttttgttgaaaaaaacataaaatattgtgTGTCAATAGCTTAGTTAGTTACACAAGTGAGTATCAGTTGGTAATGAACATGGCAGACAGACACACGGATTTAGATTCAAATGTTGAACCAGACGAATGCCCTTCAAAGATTGACTTGTGTCGCACCTTGCCGGCTTCACAACTGTATTCAAAAGTTGGCGTTGCTGTTAGTGATGAATGCGGGGAACATTTATACAAACAAGCAACACTCGCGGAAATCGGAAGTTGCCAAGATAAAGAACTAAACCAACCGAACCAACACACAAATGGCGTTGCCGTTAGGGATGAACGCGGGAAACATATGCACGAGCAATTTCAACTTGTTGAAGTAGAAAGTTGCAAAGATAAAGAACCACACGGCCAGAAAGAGAATGTTCAAGAAACAAAAGAAATCGCACAGAGATTAAGTGATATCTGCTTACATGAACAAGCAATTGAACACGGCACCGAGACACTCAATGCTGAACGCACTGGTGATATAGAGAAACATATCATTGATGATTTTACCTATACATGCATCGATGCAGAAGGTGATACGCCGCTGCATTTggcaataatatgtttatttacaataGAACAAATATATTGCATAATAAACACGATTCTGAAAAGATTCCCTGATCATGATGTATTGAATCATC containing:
- the LOC127842339 gene encoding NF-kappa-B inhibitor alpha-like, yielding MNMADRHTDLDSNVEPDECPSKIDLCRTLPASQLYSKVGVAVSDECGEHLYKQATLAEIGSCQDKELNQPNQHTNGVAVRDERGKHMHEQFQLVEVESCKDKEPHGQKENVQETKEIAQRLSDICLHEQAIEHGTETLNAERTGDIEKHIIDDFTYTCIDAEGDTPLHLAIICLFTIEQIYCIINTILKRFPDHDVLNHQNDKYRQTPLHLAVHTGRTDIVRCLLGLGAQTTLQDSQLRTPAHIACLKGDRASLNALLEADDNEPTRCVSFYDNQGQTCLHTAVLNRKCELVHILLDHGADINAPERRSGRTVLHFAAEAGDIRMVSLLLANEGLELDALTFSGYTALQLAIGRPKSMSEVIALLRPFYPADENLTMLDADD